Proteins encoded within one genomic window of Thioploca ingrica:
- a CDS encoding sugar kinase: MSALICGSLTYDTIMEFQDKFKHAIFPDPTQRLNAYFTVPDLRRQFGGSAGNISYNLKMLGLEPLPLATVGMDFGPYAEWLDSCEIKLDHLLTIEHCYTAQTFITLDVDGNQISAFHPGAMSFSFTNSLSQIQNIQLATIAYDSREGMITHALQLAELGIPFVFAPAQSITEFDGDDLLSFIEQANWILVNQLEWQWLAQQTHLTSQQVAQRVQALVIIQPVEAGALIYAQDTYYQIPGANAQATHDIAGCEDAFCAGLLYGLLKDIDWETTGRIATLMSTIKIEHHGTQNHQLNWDNFKTRFKKHFGYALLV; encoded by the coding sequence CCTGACCCCACCCAACGTCTTAATGCTTATTTCACTGTTCCGGATTTACGTCGTCAATTTGGCGGTAGTGCCGGCAATATTTCTTACAACCTAAAAATGCTCGGACTGGAACCTTTGCCGCTGGCTACAGTGGGTATGGATTTTGGTCCATATGCTGAATGGCTAGATAGCTGTGAGATTAAATTAGACCATTTACTCACGATTGAACATTGTTACACCGCTCAAACCTTTATTACTCTCGATGTTGATGGCAATCAAATTTCAGCATTTCATCCTGGCGCGATGAGTTTTTCATTCACTAATAGCCTCTCTCAAATCCAGAACATTCAGTTGGCAACGATTGCGTATGATAGTCGTGAAGGCATGATAACACATGCCTTGCAATTAGCTGAACTGGGAATCCCTTTTGTCTTTGCCCCAGCACAAAGTATTACTGAATTTGACGGTGACGATTTACTGAGCTTTATTGAACAAGCGAACTGGATATTAGTTAACCAACTGGAATGGCAATGGTTGGCACAACAAACTCACTTAACGTCACAACAAGTTGCTCAACGAGTTCAGGCTTTGGTTATTATTCAACCGGTCGAAGCCGGGGCACTCATTTATGCCCAAGATACTTATTATCAAATTCCTGGTGCTAACGCCCAAGCCACTCATGATATCGCCGGTTGTGAAGACGCCTTTTGTGCTGGGTTACTCTATGGATTGCTTAAAGATATTGATTGGGAAACGACGGGAAGAATTGCGACTTTGATGAGTACGATTAAAATAGAACATCACGGTACCCAAAATCATCAATTAAACTGGGATAATTTCAAAACTCGTTTTAAAAAGCATTTTGGTTATGCACTATTAGTGTGA